Part of the Pseudomonas abietaniphila genome is shown below.
CAGTCCACGGCCTGAGACAATTCGTCGAAGCGGGTGACCGTCACCACCGGGCCGAACACTTCACGCTGGACGATTTCGTCGCCTTGCTTGCAGCCTGCAAGCAAGGTCGGCTGGTAGAAAAATCCGGGACCGGAATGCACAGCCGCCCCGGTGATGCGCTCGATATGAGGCTGACTCAGCGCACGCTCGACGAAGCTGGCGACCCGGTCACGCTGACGCACACTGATCAGCGGCCCGATCTCGTTGTCGGCATCGCGCTTGCCGGCGAATCGCAGGCTGCTGACCGCAGCGCCGAGCTCGGCGACCAACCTGTCGTGAATGCCGGCCTGAGCGTAGATGCGGCACGCGGCCGTGCAGTCCTGGCCCGCGTTGTAATAGCCGTAGGTGCGCACGCCTTCGACGACCGCAGCAATGTCGGCGTCGTTGCAGACGATCACTGGCGCCTTGCCGCCCAGTTCGAGGTGGGTTCGTTTAAGGGTTTTTGCCGCGGCCTGAAGGATTTTCTGGCCGGTGACGATATCGCCGGTCAGCGAGACCATGCGCACTTTCGGGTGGCTGACCAGGTGACTGCCGACGCCTTCACCGCCGCCGCAGACGATATTGATCACACCGTTTGGCAGCAAACGGGAGAAGACCGGCGCCAACGCCAACACCGACAGTGGCGTGTGCTCCGAGGGTTTGAACACCAGCGTGTTGCCCGCCGCCAGCGCCGGCGCAATCTTCCAGGCGGCCATCATGATCGGGTAGTTCCACGGTGCAATCGATGCAACGACGCCAATCGGGTCACGGCGAACCATGCTGGTGTAGCCCGGCACGTATTCGCCGGACAGCTGGCCTGTCTGGCAACGGACGGCGCCGGCAAAGAAGCGGAACACATCGACGGTGGCGGTCAGGTCATCCTGACGCGCGAGGTGCAGGGGTTTGCCGCAGTTCAGCGCTTCCAGTTGCGCCAGATGGTCAGCGTTTTTTTCAATGGCGTCGGCGATGCTCAGCAGAATGTTGGAGCGTTGTTGCGGGGTGGTGCGCGACCAGCCGGTAAAGGCACGGTTGGCCGCCAGAATGGCGGTCTCGACCTGCTCGGTGCTGGCTTCGGCAATGTGGGTCAATACCTCGCCGGTGGCGGGGTTCAGAATCGGTTCGACAACCCCCTGACCCGCGACCAGTTCACCGTCGATCAGCAATGAGGTGAACAGTTGAGGGGGTGCTGTGTGCGGGGTTGCTGCGCCAGCCATTGTTCGAGCTTCCTTGTGTCGATGCTT
Proteins encoded:
- a CDS encoding gamma-aminobutyraldehyde dehydrogenase, whose product is MAGAATPHTAPPQLFTSLLIDGELVAGQGVVEPILNPATGEVLTHIAEASTEQVETAILAANRAFTGWSRTTPQQRSNILLSIADAIEKNADHLAQLEALNCGKPLHLARQDDLTATVDVFRFFAGAVRCQTGQLSGEYVPGYTSMVRRDPIGVVASIAPWNYPIMMAAWKIAPALAAGNTLVFKPSEHTPLSVLALAPVFSRLLPNGVINIVCGGGEGVGSHLVSHPKVRMVSLTGDIVTGQKILQAAAKTLKRTHLELGGKAPVIVCNDADIAAVVEGVRTYGYYNAGQDCTAACRIYAQAGIHDRLVAELGAAVSSLRFAGKRDADNEIGPLISVRQRDRVASFVERALSQPHIERITGAAVHSGPGFFYQPTLLAGCKQGDEIVQREVFGPVVTVTRFDELSQAVDWANDSEYGLASSIWTQNLDKAMQVAGRLQYGCTWINSHFMLVSEMPHGGLKRSGYGKDLSSDSLQDYSVVRHIMARHGSDLA